A stretch of Megalobrama amblycephala isolate DHTTF-2021 linkage group LG14, ASM1881202v1, whole genome shotgun sequence DNA encodes these proteins:
- the nrcama gene encoding neuronal cell adhesion molecule a isoform X5, whose translation MDRKRSCTLCEGAVMLLLLGHMTTGLEVPLDPKVLEGLPQPPTITHQSPKDYIIDPRENIIIHCEAKGKPHPSFSWTRNGTHFDVEKDSKVIMKPNSGTLVIDISGEKAEAYEGVYQCIARNEHGSALSSNIVIRQSRSPLWSKEKNEPITVQRGMSLVLQCRPPAGLPPPIIFWMDNNFQRLPQNSRVSQALNGDLYFSNVLMEDNRSDYICYARFPHTQTIQQKQPITVNVLDNSPSGERAPTFMHPTGTHSTTMVLKGDTLELECIADGLPTPDISWTKVVGELPSGRFSFHNFQKTLKITEVTEEDGGDYRCLAKNRLGNNHHTITVAVRAAPFWISAPQNLILAPKETGMLTCRVGGNPTPKVTWSVNGIPIENSHKDPSRKIEDGVIILSDVQTGSSAVYQCNASNEYGYLLANAFVSVLAEPPRVLTPPNHVYSVITNRRALLDCASFGSPLPKITWFKDSQSILDGDSYIIHKNGTLEISVAQSLNSGKYTCMASNNLGNKENHVYLEVKEPTRILTQPGYNVVHRNSMAVFECKVKHDPTLFPSMIWLKDNGELPDDPRFELGPDSLTIRDVTEDDEGTYTCIRNTTLDHDSASATLRVVEATPTPPIVLEKPDPPTDLELTDQRERSVRLTWTPGDENNSPINLFLIQYEDSLHEPGVWHNMTSVSGTSTTSQLDLSPYVYYSFRVLALNDVGPSEPSAPSRQYRTNPAQPDMNPSDVEVIGTSPDSMTITWRELTGLEANGPGLQYKVSWRMKDADRWTSLTLANVSQYMVTGTPTFELYEVTVQAVNDYGPGPRPEVVLGYSGEDLPTVAPENIKVSIQNGTVAEVRWEAVPLSTVQGRLKGYKVSYWKMRSLHKQDSEPEKPQVLIFSGNETEVRLPGLHPYSQYALNIRAFNGKGDGPTSSDRQFETPEGVPGPPTHLKVRNLNLDSLILEWAPPLEDNGHLTGYLLKYQSFNTTDELGPIKEVTLPANETSITLDNLKYSTRYKFYLNAMTVKGSGPAVTEEAVTIMDEALIRHPAVEAGKGSAPPSPPPTPPVTQSLQPPFHKAPPAGRMFGSVNSSVEEDHAVISWEYSWPDRNVYVEYVVDNSKEPWKTEFVNGTRTYQLRGLKPGMSYRVRVVAKDHSDATVHSTEELLITVPAMTNKQVDIATQGWFIGLMCAIALLILVLLIVCFIKRNKGGKYPVKEKEDAHQDPEIQPMKEDDGTFGEYSDTEDHKPLKGSRTPSNGTVKKDDSDDSLVDYGEGGDGQFNEDGSFIGQYSGKKEKDTAEGNESSEAPSPVNAMNSFV comes from the exons ATGGACAGGAAGAGGAGTTGCACGCTCTGTGAAGGAGCtgtgatgctgctgctgctgggtcACATGACCACTGGATTAGAAGTGCCTCTAGATC CTAAAGTTCTGGAGGGAT TGCCTCAGCCTCCCACAATAACTCATCAGTCCCCCAAGGATTACATCATCGACCCTCGGGAGAACATCATTATCCACTGCGAAGCAAAAGGAAAGCCTCATCCCAG CTTTTCATGGACACGTAACGGCACTCATTTTGATGTGGAAAAGGATTCGAAAGTTATTATGAAGCCCAATTCAGGCACTCTGGTCATTGACATCAGCGGAGAGAAGGCAGAGGCGTACGAGGGCGTGTATCAGTGCATTGCCCGCAATGAGCATGGCTCTGCCTTGTCCAGTAACATCGTCATTCGTCAGTCAA GGTCCCCCTTGTGGTCAAAAGAGAAAAATGAACCAATCACGGTGCAGAGGGGAATGTCTCTAGTACTGCAGTGCAGACCCCCGGCTGGCCTGCCTCCTCCAATCATCTTCTGGATGGATAACA ATTTCCAGAGACTTCCTCAAAACAGTCGTGTGTCCCAGGCTTTAAACGGAGACCTGTATTTCTCCAATGTGCTCATGGAAGACAACAGAAGCGACTACATCTGCTATGCCCGCTTCCCACACACTCAGACTATCCAACAGAAACAGCCAATCACTGTCAACGTGCTGGACA ACAGTCCATCTGGGGAGAGAGCGCCCACTTTCATGCACCCAACAGGAACGCACAGTACCACCATGGTCCTgaaaggagacacgctggagctGGAATGCATCGCCGATGGCCT TCCAACGCCAGATATTTCCTGGACTAAGGTGGTCGGGGAGCTGCCAAGTGGCCGTTTCTCATTTCACAATTTCCAGAAAACTCTGAAGATAACAGAGGTGACAGAAGAGGATGGGGGAGATTATCGCTGTTTAGCCAAGAATCGGCTGGGGAACAACCATCACACCATCACTGTAGCGGTCAGAG CGGCTCCTTTTTGGATCAGTGCCCCTCAGAACCTCATCCTGGCCCCGAAAGAAACCGGAATGCTCACCTGCCGGGTGGGTGGCAACCCTACGCCCAAAGTCACATGGTCTGTCAACGGAATTCCCATTGAAA ACTCACATAAGGACCCCAGTCGGAAAATCGAAGATGGCGTCATCATCCTCAGTGATGTTCAGACAGGCTCAAGTGCTGTTTACCAGTGCAACGCCTCCAATGAGTACGGTTACCTGCTGGCCAATGCCTTTGTCAGTGTCCTGG cCGAACCTCCAAGGGTGCTGACTCCTCCAAATCATGTGTACTCAGTCATCACTAACCGTAGGGCTCTATTAGACTGTGCTTCATTTGGCTCGCCCCTCCCAAAGATCacatg GTTTAAAGACAGTCAGAGCATACTGGATGGCGACTCGTAcatcattcataaaaacggtaCCTTAGAGATCAGTGTGGCTCAGTCACTAAACAGTGGCAAATACACCTGCATGGCCTCAAACAATCTTGGAAACAAAGAGAATCACGTTTACCTGGAAGTGAAAG AGCCTACACGGATCCTCACACAGCCTGGGTATAATGTGGTCCACAGAAACAGCATGGCTGTGTTTGAGTGTAAGGTCAAACACGACCCCACTCTCTTCCCCTCTATGATATGGCTCAAAGACAACGGAGAGCTTCCTGATGATCCTCG ATTTGAGTTGGGCCCTGATAGTCTGACTATACGTGACGTGACAGAGGATGATGAGGGCACATACACCTGCATCAGAAACACCACCCTGGACCACGATTCAGCCAGCGCCACCCTCAGAGTTGTCG AGGCCACACCAACACCACCTATAGTACTGG AGAAACCGGACCCGCCCACAGACCTGGAGCTGACAGACCAGCGAGAGCGCAGTGTTCGGCTTACATGGACCCCTGGCGATGAAAACAATAGCCCTATtaatt TGTTCCTGATCCAATATGAAGATTCACTCCACGAGCCTGGAGTATGGCACAATATGACCAGCGTCTCAGGAACCAGCACCACATCCCAACTGGATCTTTCCCCGTATGTGTATTACTCCTTCAGGGTTCTGGCACTTAATGACGTGGGTCCCAGTGAACCCAGTGCGCCATCCAGACAGTACCGAACCAACCCTGCAC AGCCTGACATGAATCCATCAGACGTTGAAGTCATTGGAACGTCACCTGACAGTATGACAATAACTTGGAGG GAGCTGACTGGGCTGGAAGCGAACGGTCCAGGCCTACAATACAAGGTTAGCTGGAGAATGAAAGATGCGGACCGCTGGACGTCACTCACTCTGGCCAATGTCTCCCAATACATGGTGACAGGAACACCCACTTTTGAACTCTATGAAGTCACCGTGCAGGCGGTCAATGACTATGGACCTGGCCCCAGACCAGAGGTGGTGCTGGGATATTCAGGAGAGGACT TACCAACTGTGGCCCCAGAGAACATAAAAGTTTCAATTCAGAACGGGACAGTTGCTGAAGTTCGCTGGGAAGCTGTTCCTCTTTCAACAGTCCAGGGTCGACTGAAGGGTTATAAG GTGAGTTACTGGAAGATGAGAAGCTTACATAAGCAAGACTCTGAGCCAGAGAAGCCACAGGTGCTCATCTTCAGTGGGAACGAGACAGAGGTTCGTCTGCCCGGCCTTCATCCCTACAGCCAGTACGCCCTCAACATTAGAGCATTCAATGGGAAAGGAGACGGACCCACCAGCTCAGATCGGCAATTTGAAACACCAGAGGGAG ttcccGGGCCTCCTACACATTTAAAAGTCCGAAATCTGAACCTGGACTCACTGATTTTGGAGTGGGCACCACCTCTGGAAGATAATGGCCACTTGACAGGATACTTGCTCAAATACCAGTCTT tTAATACAACCGATGAACTTGGGCCAATCAAAGAGGTGACTCTACCTGCAAACGAGACCAGCATCACTCTGGATAACCTCAAGTACAGCACGCGCTACAAATTCTATCTGAATGCCATGACTGTCAAGGGCTCTGGCCCCGCCGTCACAGAAGAGGCCGTCACAATCATGGATGAAG CGTTAATTCGGCATCCCGCAGTAGAGGCGggtaaag GCTCAGCCCCCCCTTCACCACCACCAACCCCCCCTGTCACTCAATCTTTGCAGCCCCCGTTTCACAAGG CACCACCTGCTGGTCGGATGTTTGGGAGTGTGAACTCCTCGGTGGAGGAGGACCATGCTGTGATAAGCTGGGAATACTCTTGGCCGGATAGGAATGTTTATGTGGAATATGTTGTTGATAACA GTAAAGAACCCTGGAAAACAGAGTTTGTAAATGGCACTCGGACATATCAGCTTAGAGGACTAAAGCCTGGGATGTCTTATAGGGTTCGGGTGGTAGCCAAAGACCACTCAGACGCAACGGTCCACAGTACAGAGGAGCTGTTGATTACAGTTCCAG CCATGACCAACAAGCAGGTTGACATTGCCACGCAGGGCTGGTTTATCGGGCTGATGTGTGCCATTGCTTTACTGATCCTGGTGCTCCTCATTGTTTGCTTCATAAAGAGGAACAAAGGAGGCAAATATCCAG taaaagaaaaagaagatgCTCATCAAGACCCAGAGATCCAGCCCATGAAAGAGGATGATGGGACATTTGGGGAGTACAG TGACACGGAGGATCACAAGCCCCTGAAGGGCAGCCGGACCCCATCCAATGGCACGGTCAAGAAGGACGACAGTGACGACAGCCTGGTAGATTACGGCGAGGGAGGAGACGGCCAGTTCAATGAGGACGGTTCGTTCATCGGCCAGTACAGTGGGAAGAAGGAAAAAGACACGGCGGAGGGCAACGAAAGTTCGGAGGCTCCTTCCCCAGTCAACGCCATGAACTCCTTTGTGTAA
- the nrcama gene encoding neuronal cell adhesion molecule a isoform X4, with amino-acid sequence MDRKRSCTLCEGAVMLLLLGHMTTGLEVPLDLPQPPTITHQSPKDYIIDPRENIIIHCEAKGKPHPSFSWTRNGTHFDVEKDSKVIMKPNSGTLVIDISGEKAEAYEGVYQCIARNEHGSALSSNIVIRQSRSPLWSKEKNEPITVQRGMSLVLQCRPPAGLPPPIIFWMDNNFQRLPQNSRVSQALNGDLYFSNVLMEDNRSDYICYARFPHTQTIQQKQPITVNVLDIEAMNDTVLAAFLNGSDFWGDSPSGERAPTFMHPTGTHSTTMVLKGDTLELECIADGLPTPDISWTKVVGELPSGRFSFHNFQKTLKITEVTEEDGGDYRCLAKNRLGNNHHTITVAVRAAPFWISAPQNLILAPKETGMLTCRVGGNPTPKVTWSVNGIPIENSHKDPSRKIEDGVIILSDVQTGSSAVYQCNASNEYGYLLANAFVSVLAEPPRVLTPPNHVYSVITNRRALLDCASFGSPLPKITWFKDSQSILDGDSYIIHKNGTLEISVAQSLNSGKYTCMASNNLGNKENHVYLEVKEPTRILTQPGYNVVHRNSMAVFECKVKHDPTLFPSMIWLKDNGELPDDPRFELGPDSLTIRDVTEDDEGTYTCIRNTTLDHDSASATLRVVEKPDPPTDLELTDQRERSVRLTWTPGDENNSPINLFLIQYEDSLHEPGVWHNMTSVSGTSTTSQLDLSPYVYYSFRVLALNDVGPSEPSAPSRQYRTNPAQPDMNPSDVEVIGTSPDSMTITWRELTGLEANGPGLQYKVSWRMKDADRWTSLTLANVSQYMVTGTPTFELYEVTVQAVNDYGPGPRPEVVLGYSGEDLPTVAPENIKVSIQNGTVAEVRWEAVPLSTVQGRLKGYKVSYWKMRSLHKQDSEPEKPQVLIFSGNETEVRLPGLHPYSQYALNIRAFNGKGDGPTSSDRQFETPEGVPGPPTHLKVRNLNLDSLILEWAPPLEDNGHLTGYLLKYQSFNTTDELGPIKEVTLPANETSITLDNLKYSTRYKFYLNAMTVKGSGPAVTEEAVTIMDEALIRHPAVEAGKGSAPPSPPPTPPVTQSLQPPFHKAPPAGRMFGSVNSSVEEDHAVISWEYSWPDRNVYVEYVVDNSKEPWKTEFVNGTRTYQLRGLKPGMSYRVRVVAKDHSDATVHSTEELLITVPAMTNKQVDIATQGWFIGLMCAIALLILVLLIVCFIKRNKGGKYPVKEKEDAHQDPEIQPMKEDDGTFGEYSDTEDHKPLKGSRTPSNGTVKKDDSDDSLVDYGEGGDGQFNEDGSFIGQYSGKKEKDTAEGNESSEAPSPVNAMNSFV; translated from the exons ATGGACAGGAAGAGGAGTTGCACGCTCTGTGAAGGAGCtgtgatgctgctgctgctgggtcACATGACCACTGGATTAGAAGTGCCTCTAGATC TGCCTCAGCCTCCCACAATAACTCATCAGTCCCCCAAGGATTACATCATCGACCCTCGGGAGAACATCATTATCCACTGCGAAGCAAAAGGAAAGCCTCATCCCAG CTTTTCATGGACACGTAACGGCACTCATTTTGATGTGGAAAAGGATTCGAAAGTTATTATGAAGCCCAATTCAGGCACTCTGGTCATTGACATCAGCGGAGAGAAGGCAGAGGCGTACGAGGGCGTGTATCAGTGCATTGCCCGCAATGAGCATGGCTCTGCCTTGTCCAGTAACATCGTCATTCGTCAGTCAA GGTCCCCCTTGTGGTCAAAAGAGAAAAATGAACCAATCACGGTGCAGAGGGGAATGTCTCTAGTACTGCAGTGCAGACCCCCGGCTGGCCTGCCTCCTCCAATCATCTTCTGGATGGATAACA ATTTCCAGAGACTTCCTCAAAACAGTCGTGTGTCCCAGGCTTTAAACGGAGACCTGTATTTCTCCAATGTGCTCATGGAAGACAACAGAAGCGACTACATCTGCTATGCCCGCTTCCCACACACTCAGACTATCCAACAGAAACAGCCAATCACTGTCAACGTGCTGGACA TCGAAGCTATGAATGACACTGTGTTGGCAGCTTTTTTGAATGGCTCAGATTTTTGGGGTG ACAGTCCATCTGGGGAGAGAGCGCCCACTTTCATGCACCCAACAGGAACGCACAGTACCACCATGGTCCTgaaaggagacacgctggagctGGAATGCATCGCCGATGGCCT TCCAACGCCAGATATTTCCTGGACTAAGGTGGTCGGGGAGCTGCCAAGTGGCCGTTTCTCATTTCACAATTTCCAGAAAACTCTGAAGATAACAGAGGTGACAGAAGAGGATGGGGGAGATTATCGCTGTTTAGCCAAGAATCGGCTGGGGAACAACCATCACACCATCACTGTAGCGGTCAGAG CGGCTCCTTTTTGGATCAGTGCCCCTCAGAACCTCATCCTGGCCCCGAAAGAAACCGGAATGCTCACCTGCCGGGTGGGTGGCAACCCTACGCCCAAAGTCACATGGTCTGTCAACGGAATTCCCATTGAAA ACTCACATAAGGACCCCAGTCGGAAAATCGAAGATGGCGTCATCATCCTCAGTGATGTTCAGACAGGCTCAAGTGCTGTTTACCAGTGCAACGCCTCCAATGAGTACGGTTACCTGCTGGCCAATGCCTTTGTCAGTGTCCTGG cCGAACCTCCAAGGGTGCTGACTCCTCCAAATCATGTGTACTCAGTCATCACTAACCGTAGGGCTCTATTAGACTGTGCTTCATTTGGCTCGCCCCTCCCAAAGATCacatg GTTTAAAGACAGTCAGAGCATACTGGATGGCGACTCGTAcatcattcataaaaacggtaCCTTAGAGATCAGTGTGGCTCAGTCACTAAACAGTGGCAAATACACCTGCATGGCCTCAAACAATCTTGGAAACAAAGAGAATCACGTTTACCTGGAAGTGAAAG AGCCTACACGGATCCTCACACAGCCTGGGTATAATGTGGTCCACAGAAACAGCATGGCTGTGTTTGAGTGTAAGGTCAAACACGACCCCACTCTCTTCCCCTCTATGATATGGCTCAAAGACAACGGAGAGCTTCCTGATGATCCTCG ATTTGAGTTGGGCCCTGATAGTCTGACTATACGTGACGTGACAGAGGATGATGAGGGCACATACACCTGCATCAGAAACACCACCCTGGACCACGATTCAGCCAGCGCCACCCTCAGAGTTGTCG AGAAACCGGACCCGCCCACAGACCTGGAGCTGACAGACCAGCGAGAGCGCAGTGTTCGGCTTACATGGACCCCTGGCGATGAAAACAATAGCCCTATtaatt TGTTCCTGATCCAATATGAAGATTCACTCCACGAGCCTGGAGTATGGCACAATATGACCAGCGTCTCAGGAACCAGCACCACATCCCAACTGGATCTTTCCCCGTATGTGTATTACTCCTTCAGGGTTCTGGCACTTAATGACGTGGGTCCCAGTGAACCCAGTGCGCCATCCAGACAGTACCGAACCAACCCTGCAC AGCCTGACATGAATCCATCAGACGTTGAAGTCATTGGAACGTCACCTGACAGTATGACAATAACTTGGAGG GAGCTGACTGGGCTGGAAGCGAACGGTCCAGGCCTACAATACAAGGTTAGCTGGAGAATGAAAGATGCGGACCGCTGGACGTCACTCACTCTGGCCAATGTCTCCCAATACATGGTGACAGGAACACCCACTTTTGAACTCTATGAAGTCACCGTGCAGGCGGTCAATGACTATGGACCTGGCCCCAGACCAGAGGTGGTGCTGGGATATTCAGGAGAGGACT TACCAACTGTGGCCCCAGAGAACATAAAAGTTTCAATTCAGAACGGGACAGTTGCTGAAGTTCGCTGGGAAGCTGTTCCTCTTTCAACAGTCCAGGGTCGACTGAAGGGTTATAAG GTGAGTTACTGGAAGATGAGAAGCTTACATAAGCAAGACTCTGAGCCAGAGAAGCCACAGGTGCTCATCTTCAGTGGGAACGAGACAGAGGTTCGTCTGCCCGGCCTTCATCCCTACAGCCAGTACGCCCTCAACATTAGAGCATTCAATGGGAAAGGAGACGGACCCACCAGCTCAGATCGGCAATTTGAAACACCAGAGGGAG ttcccGGGCCTCCTACACATTTAAAAGTCCGAAATCTGAACCTGGACTCACTGATTTTGGAGTGGGCACCACCTCTGGAAGATAATGGCCACTTGACAGGATACTTGCTCAAATACCAGTCTT tTAATACAACCGATGAACTTGGGCCAATCAAAGAGGTGACTCTACCTGCAAACGAGACCAGCATCACTCTGGATAACCTCAAGTACAGCACGCGCTACAAATTCTATCTGAATGCCATGACTGTCAAGGGCTCTGGCCCCGCCGTCACAGAAGAGGCCGTCACAATCATGGATGAAG CGTTAATTCGGCATCCCGCAGTAGAGGCGggtaaag GCTCAGCCCCCCCTTCACCACCACCAACCCCCCCTGTCACTCAATCTTTGCAGCCCCCGTTTCACAAGG CACCACCTGCTGGTCGGATGTTTGGGAGTGTGAACTCCTCGGTGGAGGAGGACCATGCTGTGATAAGCTGGGAATACTCTTGGCCGGATAGGAATGTTTATGTGGAATATGTTGTTGATAACA GTAAAGAACCCTGGAAAACAGAGTTTGTAAATGGCACTCGGACATATCAGCTTAGAGGACTAAAGCCTGGGATGTCTTATAGGGTTCGGGTGGTAGCCAAAGACCACTCAGACGCAACGGTCCACAGTACAGAGGAGCTGTTGATTACAGTTCCAG CCATGACCAACAAGCAGGTTGACATTGCCACGCAGGGCTGGTTTATCGGGCTGATGTGTGCCATTGCTTTACTGATCCTGGTGCTCCTCATTGTTTGCTTCATAAAGAGGAACAAAGGAGGCAAATATCCAG taaaagaaaaagaagatgCTCATCAAGACCCAGAGATCCAGCCCATGAAAGAGGATGATGGGACATTTGGGGAGTACAG TGACACGGAGGATCACAAGCCCCTGAAGGGCAGCCGGACCCCATCCAATGGCACGGTCAAGAAGGACGACAGTGACGACAGCCTGGTAGATTACGGCGAGGGAGGAGACGGCCAGTTCAATGAGGACGGTTCGTTCATCGGCCAGTACAGTGGGAAGAAGGAAAAAGACACGGCGGAGGGCAACGAAAGTTCGGAGGCTCCTTCCCCAGTCAACGCCATGAACTCCTTTGTGTAA